Proteins from a single region of Chryseobacterium sp. W4I1:
- a CDS encoding M1 family metallopeptidase — MRKSAAILFAFIISQFQAQQGAYYQQAAKYKMDIDVNAEKFTYQGNQTLEYTNNSPDELNVVYFHLYWNAFKPNSMMDQRVAGQGKNGDSRLQKDGISRLASIPKDQEGAQNIHWIKQNGKDLKFEIQETIMKVYLAEPIKPNSSTTFTMDWDAVIPQQIRRSGRNNREGVDMTMTQWYPKIAEYDYDGWATFDYIGREFHAPFSDFDVTIKINKDYVIGAGGILENPTEVKGYNANAKIIADKSKKAIWKWKANNILDFAWSADRDYIIKSFDVPEGPKVFLVYQQNDKTKAWEEAQPYVTKYFQIMNSHFGKYVYPTYAFIQGGDGGMEYGMCTMILGEAKDMKGLMGLMAHEGSHSWYQQMLATNESVRPWMDEGFTSYAEGYVMYQLFPEELPNPFAHTVEAYRNFIKKGIEEPAVWLGDHHDNGTSYTYASYVKGELYLVQLGYIMGEQNLAETLKQYYDQWHMKHPSDRDFLHIAQKVSGMDLKWFQNYWINTTKTIDYGIKDVKYEAKSTTITLVNNGQVPMPVDFNVLTTDKKVVTYQIPLNMTHTWKSKDIYGDFKTMPYWPWTQKEYTLTIPYTKAQLSVLGIDFSQRLADVNMDNNIVEVK, encoded by the coding sequence ATGAGAAAATCGGCTGCAATCCTTTTTGCGTTTATCATTTCACAATTTCAGGCCCAGCAGGGAGCTTATTATCAGCAGGCTGCGAAGTACAAGATGGATATTGATGTTAATGCTGAAAAATTTACCTACCAGGGAAACCAGACCTTAGAATACACCAATAACTCTCCGGATGAGTTGAATGTTGTGTACTTTCATCTATACTGGAATGCTTTTAAGCCTAATTCAATGATGGACCAGAGAGTGGCCGGACAAGGTAAGAATGGAGATTCCAGACTGCAGAAAGATGGTATTTCCAGGCTGGCTTCGATTCCTAAAGATCAGGAAGGTGCTCAAAATATCCACTGGATCAAACAGAACGGGAAAGATCTGAAATTTGAGATTCAGGAAACCATTATGAAAGTGTATCTGGCAGAACCGATTAAGCCAAATTCTTCTACCACCTTTACGATGGACTGGGATGCTGTAATCCCTCAGCAGATCAGAAGAAGTGGAAGAAACAACAGGGAAGGAGTCGATATGACCATGACACAATGGTATCCGAAAATTGCAGAATATGATTATGACGGCTGGGCAACCTTCGATTATATCGGAAGAGAGTTTCATGCGCCGTTTTCAGATTTTGACGTTACCATCAAGATCAACAAAGATTATGTAATCGGAGCGGGAGGAATTCTTGAAAACCCAACGGAAGTAAAAGGTTATAATGCCAATGCAAAAATTATAGCTGACAAAAGCAAAAAAGCGATCTGGAAATGGAAAGCTAATAATATCTTAGACTTTGCCTGGAGCGCAGACAGGGATTATATTATCAAAAGTTTTGATGTTCCAGAAGGACCAAAAGTATTTCTTGTGTATCAGCAGAATGATAAAACGAAAGCTTGGGAAGAGGCACAGCCTTATGTGACCAAATATTTCCAGATTATGAATAGCCATTTCGGGAAATATGTATATCCTACCTACGCATTTATCCAGGGTGGCGATGGTGGTATGGAGTACGGAATGTGTACCATGATCCTGGGAGAGGCGAAAGATATGAAAGGTCTGATGGGACTGATGGCTCACGAAGGCTCGCACTCATGGTATCAGCAGATGCTGGCGACCAATGAGTCGGTACGCCCGTGGATGGATGAAGGGTTTACAAGCTATGCCGAAGGCTATGTGATGTACCAGCTATTTCCTGAAGAACTTCCGAATCCTTTTGCCCATACCGTGGAAGCTTACAGGAATTTCATTAAAAAAGGGATTGAAGAACCTGCCGTTTGGTTGGGTGACCACCATGATAACGGAACGTCCTATACCTATGCCTCTTATGTAAAAGGAGAATTGTATCTTGTACAGTTGGGGTATATCATGGGTGAGCAGAATCTTGCAGAAACTTTAAAGCAGTATTATGATCAATGGCACATGAAACATCCTTCTGACAGAGATTTCCTGCATATTGCCCAGAAAGTTTCAGGAATGGATCTGAAATGGTTCCAGAATTACTGGATCAATACAACGAAAACCATTGATTACGGTATCAAAGATGTAAAATACGAAGCAAAATCTACAACCATTACCCTGGTAAATAATGGACAGGTTCCAATGCCTGTTGATTTCAATGTACTGACCACCGATAAAAAAGTCGTTACCTACCAGATTCCCCTGAATATGACCCATACCTGGAAAAGTAAAGATATCTACGGAGATTTTAAAACCATGCCTTACTGGCCGTGGACACAGAAAGAATATACGCTGACAATACCTTATACAAAAGCTCAGTTATCTGTTTTAGGAATAGATTTCAGCCAGAGACTGGCAGATGTGAATATGGATAATAATATTGTTGAGGTTAAATAA
- a CDS encoding DUF1572 domain-containing protein produces the protein MSLASQLAKRFREVLLDGLWIANTNFKNQLSAVTWEQAVTKVDSLNTIAMLTFHIHYYIAGVLNVLKGGDLEIKDQFSFDLPPIESEEQWKDLLNRLWTDSEKLASLVEQIPDDKLDEVFVDEKYGTYRRNIDGMIEHSYYHLGQITLIKKMLTHP, from the coding sequence ATGAGCTTAGCTTCACAATTAGCAAAAAGATTCAGAGAGGTCTTGCTGGACGGCTTGTGGATCGCCAATACGAATTTTAAAAATCAGCTTTCAGCTGTCACCTGGGAGCAGGCTGTCACAAAGGTAGATTCTTTAAATACGATTGCCATGCTCACTTTTCATATTCATTATTATATAGCCGGAGTCCTTAATGTGTTGAAAGGGGGTGATCTTGAAATAAAGGATCAGTTCAGTTTTGATCTTCCGCCCATTGAATCTGAAGAACAATGGAAAGATTTGTTGAACAGGCTGTGGACAGATTCAGAAAAGCTTGCATCATTGGTAGAGCAAATCCCTGATGATAAGCTGGATGAGGTTTTCGTGGATGAAAAATACGGAACCTACAGAAGAAATATAGATGGAATGATTGAGCACAGCTACTATCATTTGGGACAGATCACTTTAATAAAAAAGATGCTGACTCATCCGTAA
- a CDS encoding GNAT family N-acetyltransferase — protein MRKLEEFPTIETERLVLSQLKEEDIPFVTEYLQNKIYSDLTSNIPYPYTREHAEFWVKISKEAFEQNTGYTFAVRNKENLIIGAIGLHDRDDDKAELGYWLGRLFWNKGYITEAAAAIIDFGFRELALNKIYATYFLHNPASGRIMEKIGMEKEALLKQHLKKDGEYFDVMLHSVFKNKL, from the coding sequence ATGAGAAAATTAGAAGAATTCCCGACAATAGAAACGGAAAGACTGGTCCTATCACAGTTGAAAGAAGAAGATATTCCTTTTGTTACCGAATATCTTCAGAATAAGATTTACTCAGACCTTACCTCCAATATTCCTTATCCCTATACCAGAGAGCATGCAGAGTTTTGGGTGAAAATTTCTAAAGAAGCTTTTGAACAGAACACAGGATATACTTTTGCCGTTCGTAATAAGGAAAACCTTATTATAGGAGCAATCGGGCTGCATGACAGGGATGATGACAAAGCCGAGTTGGGTTACTGGTTGGGAAGGCTTTTCTGGAACAAAGGATATATAACGGAAGCTGCTGCTGCCATTATAGATTTTGGATTTCGGGAGCTGGCTCTTAATAAGATTTATGCCACTTATTTTCTTCACAATCCGGCATCCGGGAGAATCATGGAAAAAATAGGAATGGAAAAAGAAGCGCTGCTAAAACAGCATCTTAAAAAGGACGGAGAATATTTTGATGTTATGTTGCATTCCGTCTTTAAAAATAAGCTTTGA
- a CDS encoding peptidoglycan DD-metalloendopeptidase family protein, translating to MKRTISLILFIQFTLILAQKPAKIYLEQKKDVVSYYVDNEDIYPISLSFPKQPEVVNMKVPETFKLIQVIPPQSIKYRIAYFVINNKKKSWKIDKIPNYYTLIGDATLKTYDSDYIYDLPFQKGKSFKVYQGYNGTFSHQNENSLDFIMPEGTEITAARDGKVIEAVQTSNRGCPTIDCANLANYVSILHSDGTIAQYYHLKQNGVKVNIGDFVKKGDVIALSGNTGWTNGPHLHFVCYLPDFTSPKQKNTIKTLFKTGNGSKSEYIAEKKTYTKEY from the coding sequence ATGAAAAGAACGATCAGCCTTATATTATTTATACAATTTACGTTGATTCTCGCACAGAAGCCGGCAAAAATATACCTGGAGCAAAAGAAAGATGTAGTATCTTATTATGTTGATAACGAAGACATTTATCCTATTTCACTCTCATTCCCAAAACAACCTGAAGTTGTCAATATGAAGGTTCCTGAAACGTTTAAACTTATTCAGGTAATACCTCCCCAATCAATAAAATATAGAATTGCTTATTTTGTAATTAATAATAAGAAAAAAAGCTGGAAAATCGACAAAATACCAAACTATTATACGTTGATTGGAGATGCCACTTTAAAAACCTATGATTCGGATTATATATATGATCTTCCTTTTCAAAAAGGCAAATCTTTTAAGGTCTATCAGGGTTATAACGGAACTTTTTCCCATCAAAATGAAAATTCATTAGATTTCATAATGCCTGAAGGAACTGAAATTACCGCTGCAAGAGACGGCAAAGTGATTGAAGCTGTTCAGACCAGTAACAGGGGCTGTCCTACTATTGATTGTGCTAACTTAGCTAATTATGTTTCTATTTTACACTCTGATGGCACTATTGCTCAATATTATCATTTAAAACAAAATGGAGTTAAGGTAAATATCGGAGACTTCGTCAAAAAAGGTGATGTAATTGCATTAAGTGGCAATACAGGCTGGACAAACGGGCCTCATCTGCATTTTGTCTGCTATTTGCCTGATTTTACAAGTCCTAAACAAAAGAACACAATTAAGACTCTTTTCAAAACCGGAAACGGAAGCAAATCCGAATACATAGCAGAGAAAAAAACTTATACAAAAGAATATTAG
- a CDS encoding nucleoside deaminase, with protein sequence MFTDEYYMKIALQEAETALEKDEVPIGCIIVSNNRIIARAHNLTETLNDVTAHAEMQAITSAANFLGGKYLINCTLYVTMEPCVMCSGALSWSQISKVVIGARDEQRGFINKHLSLHPKTEIVTGIMEYECSSIVKEFFKSKR encoded by the coding sequence ATGTTTACCGACGAATATTACATGAAAATAGCTTTGCAGGAAGCAGAAACCGCACTGGAAAAAGATGAGGTTCCTATCGGATGTATCATTGTTTCCAATAACCGTATTATTGCAAGAGCCCACAACCTTACTGAAACATTAAATGATGTGACTGCCCACGCAGAAATGCAGGCCATTACTTCGGCAGCTAATTTCCTTGGCGGCAAATATCTGATCAACTGCACACTGTATGTCACCATGGAGCCCTGTGTAATGTGCTCAGGAGCTCTTTCCTGGTCGCAAATCTCAAAAGTGGTTATAGGGGCCAGGGATGAACAGAGAGGATTTATCAATAAACATCTTTCGCTGCACCCAAAAACAGAAATCGTAACGGGAATCATGGAATATGAATGTTCATCGATTGTAAAAGAATTTTTTAAGAGTAAAAGATAA
- a CDS encoding C40 family peptidase, whose product MKKRVLFYLVALVSTVSVQSCATNYVVSQPATYAKEYKTDAKLASIDNKKMELDKQRLIDSFLAEKAASIANAKKAIKNSEIAKAVKYNKTIDNILTEAETYLGTPYRYGGMTRRGIDCSAFVLSVFGAAAGLNLPRVAASQAQEGESIDKGDLQKGDLIFFSHGRRISHVGIVESVTEEGEIKFIHAATSKGVMISSLNDSYWGPKFRFAKRVINENGDAYNNLAASTPSTATSF is encoded by the coding sequence ATGAAGAAAAGAGTTTTGTTTTATTTAGTTGCTTTAGTGTCTACAGTTTCAGTTCAATCATGCGCTACAAATTATGTAGTTTCACAACCAGCAACTTACGCTAAAGAATACAAAACAGATGCCAAACTAGCTTCTATTGATAATAAGAAAATGGAGCTTGATAAGCAAAGGCTTATTGATTCTTTCCTTGCGGAAAAAGCAGCATCTATCGCTAATGCGAAAAAAGCTATCAAGAATTCAGAGATTGCAAAGGCAGTCAAATACAATAAAACGATCGACAATATCCTTACAGAAGCTGAAACATACCTTGGAACTCCTTACAGATACGGAGGGATGACAAGAAGAGGTATTGATTGTTCAGCTTTCGTTCTTTCAGTATTCGGGGCAGCAGCAGGACTTAACTTACCAAGAGTAGCAGCTTCTCAGGCTCAGGAAGGAGAAAGTATTGACAAAGGAGATCTTCAGAAAGGAGACTTGATCTTCTTTTCACACGGTAGAAGAATCTCTCACGTAGGTATCGTAGAAAGTGTAACTGAGGAAGGTGAAATCAAATTCATCCATGCAGCCACTTCTAAAGGGGTAATGATCTCTTCGCTGAATGATTCTTACTGGGGACCTAAATTCAGGTTTGCAAAAAGAGTGATCAACGAGAACGGAGACGCTTATAACAATTTAGCAGCTTCTACTCCATCCACAGCGACAAGTTTTTAA
- a CDS encoding YafY family protein yields MKKDFYLTRYALIIKRLESSPANYSQLESYLLNSFEFQDAGIKSYSIRTLQRDIREISDLFNLSIHNKKKGDNRYYIESRPIMEVDEYNQKLLESFQVSNALNLHPDFSDFIFFESRKPTGIEHFYDLFFAIRNKRVVSFEHYNYKNKVMTSRKVHPLALKESKDRWYLIAIDTKDKVLKSFGLDRVNYLDVSDNKFREKYNYNFREHFKNAFGVMNLAEQKPQNIVMKCSRHQGEYIRSFPLHQSQKETKETPDEIYFEFFLHPTYDFMQEILSYGKEVTVLEPKCLVDDIRTHLQESLNRYLES; encoded by the coding sequence ATGAAAAAAGATTTTTACCTGACAAGATATGCCTTAATTATCAAAAGATTAGAAAGTTCTCCGGCTAACTATTCCCAGCTGGAGAGCTATCTTTTAAACTCTTTCGAATTTCAGGATGCAGGAATCAAGAGTTACTCTATCCGTACCCTGCAGAGGGATATTCGGGAAATTTCTGATCTTTTTAATCTTTCTATTCATAATAAAAAGAAAGGTGACAACAGGTATTATATTGAAAGTCGTCCCATCATGGAAGTGGATGAATACAACCAAAAACTTTTAGAATCTTTCCAGGTAAGCAATGCCTTGAATCTTCATCCGGATTTTTCAGATTTTATTTTTTTTGAAAGCAGAAAACCTACAGGAATAGAGCATTTTTATGATCTTTTCTTCGCCATCCGTAATAAAAGAGTCGTTAGTTTTGAGCATTATAACTACAAGAATAAAGTGATGACTTCGCGGAAAGTACACCCTTTGGCTTTAAAAGAATCTAAAGACAGATGGTACCTGATTGCCATTGACACTAAAGACAAAGTATTGAAATCATTCGGTTTGGATAGAGTCAACTATCTTGATGTAAGCGACAATAAATTCCGCGAAAAATATAATTATAATTTCAGGGAACATTTCAAAAATGCCTTCGGAGTAATGAATTTGGCGGAGCAGAAACCGCAGAATATTGTGATGAAATGCAGCAGGCATCAGGGAGAATATATCAGAAGTTTTCCGCTTCACCAGTCTCAGAAAGAAACCAAAGAAACACCGGATGAGATCTATTTTGAATTCTTCCTCCACCCCACCTATGATTTTATGCAGGAAATTCTTTCGTATGGAAAAGAAGTCACTGTCTTGGAACCGAAATGTTTAGTTGACGACATCCGCACCCATCTTCAGGAATCCCTGAACCGTTATTTGGAAAGCTAA
- a CDS encoding energy transducer TonB has protein sequence MKALFFCLFCLISSFCFSQQKEEFRQVKNYYNQHRNMLNTEFKKKFDKESDNFRKAAIKSDFSLFMQKMDSIENVAMIGALLRVRNLEDLQALKTPKSILQDNTVKPAIMEKPADYPGGFATLRQEVANLFYTPAVHSEVKSVKTEVAFIVEKDGSITNVHAQGDNFTFNRQAEIALYSVSEKFSPAIVNGDAIRSPLRVPLTLTIED, from the coding sequence TTGAAAGCTTTATTCTTTTGCCTATTCTGTCTTATTTCGTCATTTTGCTTTTCCCAGCAGAAAGAAGAATTCAGGCAGGTGAAAAACTATTACAATCAGCACAGAAACATGCTGAATACAGAGTTTAAGAAAAAATTTGACAAGGAATCGGACAACTTTAGAAAAGCAGCTATAAAGAGTGATTTTAGTCTTTTTATGCAGAAGATGGACAGCATTGAAAACGTCGCCATGATCGGAGCACTTTTAAGGGTGAGAAACCTGGAAGACTTACAGGCATTGAAAACGCCGAAATCTATCCTACAAGATAATACAGTAAAACCTGCCATTATGGAAAAGCCTGCCGATTATCCGGGCGGGTTTGCTACACTGAGGCAGGAAGTGGCCAATCTTTTCTATACACCAGCCGTTCATAGCGAAGTTAAATCCGTAAAAACAGAGGTAGCTTTCATTGTGGAAAAAGATGGCAGCATCACTAATGTTCACGCCCAGGGTGATAATTTTACCTTCAACAGACAGGCTGAAATTGCCCTGTATTCTGTTTCCGAAAAATTCTCTCCTGCAATTGTAAATGGAGATGCGATAAGATCTCCACTAAGGGTTCCTCTCACATTAACTATTGAAGACTAA
- a CDS encoding type III pantothenate kinase gives MNSIVINVGNSNIRFGLFNGDNCDISWVINTKPYRTVDELYVQMLMLYQTYKIEPKEISKIIIGSVVPQLTKVISSAIKKIHGIVPVIVDRSTPSDVVAKSKQMGTDIYANLVAAHNLYPNRKKIVIDFGTALTASCVTETGETLGVIIAPGIVTSLNSLISQTAQLPDIELKKPKTVLGLDTVTCMQSGMVYGFLGMVEGFIDRINDEVNDDCFVVATGGVSHVYKPLTEKIHVMDRLHTLKGLYFLGKDL, from the coding sequence ATGAATTCAATTGTAATAAACGTAGGGAACAGCAACATCAGATTCGGACTTTTCAATGGAGACAACTGTGATATTTCATGGGTGATCAATACAAAGCCGTACAGAACAGTAGATGAGTTGTATGTACAAATGCTGATGCTGTACCAGACCTATAAAATAGAACCCAAAGAGATCAGTAAAATTATTATAGGATCGGTAGTTCCCCAGCTTACTAAAGTCATCAGTTCCGCAATTAAAAAGATCCATGGCATTGTTCCGGTGATCGTAGACAGATCTACTCCTTCTGATGTGGTGGCAAAATCTAAACAGATGGGAACAGATATTTATGCCAATCTTGTAGCGGCTCATAATTTATACCCCAATCGTAAGAAAATTGTTATTGATTTTGGAACAGCTCTGACCGCAAGTTGCGTTACGGAAACAGGAGAAACATTAGGGGTGATCATTGCTCCGGGAATAGTGACTTCTTTGAACTCACTGATCAGCCAGACGGCTCAGCTTCCGGATATTGAACTGAAAAAACCTAAAACAGTTCTTGGACTAGACACAGTAACCTGTATGCAGAGCGGAATGGTGTACGGATTTCTGGGAATGGTAGAAGGTTTTATAGACCGTATCAACGATGAGGTGAATGATGACTGCTTCGTTGTAGCAACTGGCGGGGTTTCTCATGTTTATAAACCACTGACTGAAAAGATCCATGTGATGGACAGGCTTCACACGCTCAAAGGACTTTACTTCCTGGGAAAAGATTTATAG